The DNA region GTGCCGGAGAACAGCCTCGTTATTGTCTTTGGCTTTTTCCCATGCGTCCAGCGCTTCGGTAAGAAAGTCGAGGACACCGGCTGTATAGGCGCCCGCAGAGATGGCGCCCGCCATGCTGATTCCAATCTTGAAGGATGCCATTGTAAAACTACCTCCATCGGCGAAATTGAGGCTATGTCGCAGACCGCATACGGCAACCATCCTAGTCTGTAAGTCTCTTAAGGCGTAATTATCTGAAATAGCTCCTTTATGCCTGCTGGAACTACCGGTCATATCACAATCCCATGCAATTCTGGGGTGCTCAACATGGCAAACAATATGCGAAGATAGGCAAGCGCATGGATTCCGACTCCGATCCCGTAGATCTCTCCGTCCTCCTTCACCAGACCTTCGGTTTCCCGGCCTTCCGCGCCAACCAGGAGGCTGTCTGCCGCGCTGCCACCGATGGCCGCGACGTCCTTCTGGTAATGCCTACCGGCGCCGGCAAGAGCCTCTGCTATCAACTTCCCGCCATCGCTCGCGGCGGCACCGCCCTCGTCATTTCGCCGCTCATCGCCCTCATGGACGATCAGGCCGCCAAGCTCTCCGCCCTCGGCCTGCGCGTGGCGCGCATCCACTCCGGCCTCAGCCGCGAAGACTCCCGTCAAGCCTGCCGCGATTACCTCGACGGCACTCTCCAGTTTCTCTTCATCGCCCCCGAGCGAATGCGCGTCCCCGGCTTCCCTGAGATGCTGGCCAAAAAGAAGCCTGCACTCATCGCCATCGACGAGGCCCACTGCATCTCAGCTTGGGGCCACGACTTCCGCCCCGACTACCGCACCCTCGGCGATTACCTCCCTGCCCTGCGCCCCGCTCCCATCATCGCCCTCACCGCAACAGCGACCCCCACCGTTCAAAAAGATATCGCTACGCAGCTCCAACTCCATCAACCCGCGCTGTTCATCCATGGCTTCCGCCGCCACAACCTCGCCATCGAAGTTGTCGAGATGTCGAAGCCCCGGCGCAACGAGTTCACCGCCAACCTCCTCAAATCCCCGGCCAATCGTCCCGCTATCGTCTACGCCCCTTCGCGCAAAGCAGCCGAAGAGTTGGCCTCCGTCCTTGGCGGTAGCGCCGCCGCCTACCATGCTGGCCTGGAACCCAGCGTCCGTGAAAGAGTCCAGCGCCACTTCCTGTCCGGAAAACTGGAAGTAGTCGTTGCCACCATCGCCTTCGGCATGGGCATCGACAAGGCCGACGTCCGCACCGTCGTCCACACCGCGCTCCCCGGAAGCGTCGAAGCCTACTACCAGGAGATTGGCCGCGCCGGCCGCGACGGGCAGCCCTCGAGAACGGTACTCCTCCACTCCTACGCCGACCGCAAGATGCACGACTTCTTCCTTGAGCGCGACTACCCGCCACCCACCGAACTGGCTCGCCTCGCCGCCGCTCTCAATAACGACTACCAGATGCCCGACATTCTCCGTCAGCGCCTCAAAATGGATATCGAGACCTTCGATCGCACCGCGGAAAAACTCGTCTCCCAGGGTGCGGCGGCCTTCGACATTGCGGGCAACCTTCGCTCCACCGGCCAGACCAACTGGCGCTCCAGCTACGACACGCAACTTGCATTCCGCCGCAGCCAGATCGACCGCATCGTCGCCTTCGCCGAGTCTCCACAGTGCCGCATGTCTGCCCTCGTTCAGCATTTCGGCGACACCGCCGATGGTCTCCGGCCGTGCGGCCACTGCGACTTCTGCTCTCCCGAACGAGCCACGGCGCAAACCTTCCGCCCGCCCACCACACACGAAGACCGCCAACTCAGGACCATCCTCGAAGCTCTCGAAGGGGGCGCCACCAAAGCCACCGGAAAGCTACACACCGATCTCGCTCTCGGCATCGACCGCAAGCAATTCGACGCTTACCTTGACGCCCTCACCCGAGCCGGCCTCATCACCCTCACCACCGACACCTTCACCAACTCCGAAGGCACGCTTATCAACTTCAAGCGAGCCT from Edaphobacter paludis includes:
- a CDS encoding RecQ family ATP-dependent DNA helicase, whose product is MDSDSDPVDLSVLLHQTFGFPAFRANQEAVCRAATDGRDVLLVMPTGAGKSLCYQLPAIARGGTALVISPLIALMDDQAAKLSALGLRVARIHSGLSREDSRQACRDYLDGTLQFLFIAPERMRVPGFPEMLAKKKPALIAIDEAHCISAWGHDFRPDYRTLGDYLPALRPAPIIALTATATPTVQKDIATQLQLHQPALFIHGFRRHNLAIEVVEMSKPRRNEFTANLLKSPANRPAIVYAPSRKAAEELASVLGGSAAAYHAGLEPSVRERVQRHFLSGKLEVVVATIAFGMGIDKADVRTVVHTALPGSVEAYYQEIGRAGRDGQPSRTVLLHSYADRKMHDFFLERDYPPPTELARLAAALNNDYQMPDILRQRLKMDIETFDRTAEKLVSQGAAAFDIAGNLRSTGQTNWRSSYDTQLAFRRSQIDRIVAFAESPQCRMSALVQHFGDTADGLRPCGHCDFCSPERATAQTFRPPTTHEDRQLRTILEALEGGATKATGKLHTDLALGIDRKQFDAYLDALTRAGLITLTTDTFTNSEGTLINFKRASLTHEGRTRDEEDDLNVLLKDAADQKASKSRTTASSKRSSGKADKSEASAAYTPAQKDLDQRLREWRKAEAAKTGKPAFIVFSDAILTSIVHACPTTIPSLLNISGIGPEKADRYGAAIVAICGSKPVPLEYGAIDKPAPIRSANSRSKVSTTIPRKSGESSPELHTETFQRHRPVASAPAESLTPDQQALDQRLRDWRKAEAEKLGLPQFFVLGSSTLRSIVLARPQNIAQLKTIGGIGSEKTERFGSAIVEVCKA